A window from Bacteroidota bacterium encodes these proteins:
- a CDS encoding sigma-70 family RNA polymerase sigma factor: MNEQELIQRLRNGDEQAFKYLVDNFQDRVFNTVIGIVQNEQDAEDVAQEVFIQVYRAIHSFKGESQLSTWIYRIATTRSLDLLRSRKSKKRFAFVQSIFGKNDELSHDPPDFYHPGVALEKKEDSRMLAKAIGRLPENQRVAFTLNKLEDLSYQEVSEIMKTTVSAVESLLHRAKQNLRKELEKEL; the protein is encoded by the coding sequence TTGAACGAACAGGAACTAATACAAAGACTACGCAACGGCGATGAGCAGGCTTTCAAATACCTCGTGGATAATTTCCAGGATAGGGTCTTTAATACCGTAATTGGTATAGTGCAGAACGAACAGGATGCAGAAGATGTAGCCCAGGAAGTTTTTATACAGGTATACCGGGCTATTCATTCCTTTAAGGGTGAGTCTCAGCTGTCCACATGGATCTACCGGATAGCTACTACCCGTTCCCTCGACCTGCTGCGGAGCCGAAAAAGCAAGAAAAGATTCGCTTTTGTACAAAGCATTTTTGGTAAAAATGATGAGCTGTCCCATGATCCACCTGATTTTTACCATCCCGGTGTAGCTCTTGAGAAAAAGGAAGACTCCCGAATGTTGGCAAAAGCCATTGGTAGGTTGCCTGAAAATCAACGGGTTGCTTTTACTTTGAATAAGCTGGAGGATTTAAGCTACCAGGAAGTGAGTGAAATCATGAAAACAACGGTTTCTGCAGTAGAATCTTTACTGCACAGGGCCAAGCAAAATCTTAGAAAAGAGCTTGAAAAAGAGTTATAA